Below is a genomic region from Candidatus Woesearchaeota archaeon.
AGGACTTGAAAAAGAAGGAAAAATATTTGCAGGATATTCAGAAATAATATTATTTCATCAACCAAACGATCTAAAAATATATTCAAAAGAGGAATTTGAAAAAAAATTCAAGAGAACAAACAAACTATGGGTTGAAGAAATAAAAGAAAATCATTACAAAATAACAAAGAATGATTCTTTACTTAACAAGTCATATCAAAAATACTTAGAAGATGTAAAAGAATTTCCTACAGATAAATACATAAAATCATTTTTTACATTCCACAATTTAGAAAGAGACTATATGAATATTTATATGAAATACCACGAATACTTAATGAACAAAAATTTCTTTTCAACAGCAAATTATTTTCCAAGACTTTTAGCATCACACTTTGAGCATGAAAGAGATTACAACAGAAAAATAGAACCGATATCTTATATGGAAGTAAAAATGAGAGGAAAACAACTCAAAGAAGCACTGAAAAATTCGGAAAATAGAGAATTAAACAGACACGTTAGAAAAAATATTGCAGAAACAGGAAACACACCAAGAGAGCTCACATTAATATTGCCCGGAGAATAATCAACTCTTATTCTGCCGATAATAAATATCTTCGACTTCTTTAAGAGTTATTATACCCCTGCATATAATTTACAAAATTTTAAATAAAACTGCCCCCTTCTAAAACGTTATGTTTGATAATCAGATCATAATGCATAAAGAAGCAAAAACAATTGACCAAAGACTAGAATTAGCAAAACAAACAATGAATACTTGATTTGGACTCTTGACGAACTTAATGATAGCATAATAAGCTTCAAGAATCATGTCACGAGAACAAAAGATAAACCAGATTATTTCTTCATATATGCAAATGAATTTAACGCATCAGGATTACTTTATCCACAAATAACTTACCAGACATGGATCTCAGATAAACCAAAAAACTCAATACCCGCAACAATACTACTTACACAATACGCAAGAGAGCTGATGCTTAATGAAAAATCAATAGTTATAGTAAAAGAAAAAGAGTTATTTGATGAGAACGAATCACTAATAGGTGTTTGGAAAGTTAATGAAAAACTCTTAAATGAGACCTACATAACTGCAAGCATTTCCTCAAAAAGAAACAAGGAGAAACTATCAATAGTAGAAGGAAACATATTTGCATACTTAAATGCACTTCAAAGAATAACAGCACAAAAAGAAAGCGACCTAAAAAAACTCACTAAAAAAATAACAGAACATCATTTTTCAAATAACAACTACAATAAAGATTTTGAAAGAAAAAAAATAGTTACCTCAAAGAACAACACATCTATAAAAACCAATTATAAAAATGTGATGTTTGAAAACTTTGGAAAAATAATTAGACAAGAATACAAAAAAGCAACCTGAAAATAATCAAGATTTCTTTTTCTTCTGCCGATAATATCTTCGACTTTTAAATCTTAAAAATAAATTTCTGTAATTGAATAATCTTTCATAGGAATATATTTCCAATCAAGACATTTAGGAATTGCTTTTTCAACAACATGCTTTGGCATAAGACCTGTTTCTATGAAAAGCTTAGGATGCCAACTCTTTTTCTGAATAGACTCGAATAATTCTTCATAAGCAACCATATCTCCATCAGGATGATAAACTGCAATTTGTGGCATGTGTTTTAGTTCATCATTATCGATTGATTTTAAGGTATAATCACTCTTCGAATCGCCATGACCCCACGGCAAATCAGATATTATGTAATTGGGTTCTACAGGCACATCATCTACATAGTTGCTAACAAAAAAATCTGCTATCTCTGTATTATGCTTCTTTGCATTTTGCTTTGCGATTTCAAGTGCTTTCTCACTAATATCCGATGCATAAATGCTTACGTTATCAACCTTGCGCTTAAGAGAAATAGCTATATTGCCGCAACCAGTACCCACGTCAAGTACTCTTTTTCCATCCAAGTTTTCATTTTGAATTAAATATTCAACTAATAATTCCGTTTCCTTGTTTGGCACATACGTATTTTTGGTTACTTTGAATTTTCTGCCCAAAAAATTTGCTTTTTCAAGCAAATATTCCATAGGTTCATTTCTACTTCGCCTTTTAAGGCAATCAACAAATTCTAAGTCATCTCCAAACCTTTTCCTTAACCTAGAAAAATCATCTTTACTCACAAAAGGATATTGTATTTGCAATTGTCTGTTGATAGTTTCATCTACAGTACTTTTCTTTAACTTCTCAATATTCTTGCTAACTTTATCGTTCAATTCATTAAATATTTCTAGTATATAATCATCAATTGTAATCTTTCTAAGCAGGCTGGCTGTAATTCCTAAAGCATAACTAATGCCTCCGCCAAGATACTGTAATGCGTGAGAACCTTCAACTGAAGCAGTATTCACTATCAATGCTAAGCCAACCATCTTCAAAGAGCCCTCAAAGAACCCTGGAATTTGTAAATAAATGCGCTCGTTTATTTTTTCTTTACGTGTCATTAAAAAATAGTAACTGCAAATAAATAATAAATATTTACTACAACTATTTTTGTAGCAAAAGGTTTAAATATTAAGACAATTATTCTCTATTAATGATAGAATTTTCGATACCGCAAAAAGGAGAAGAAACAAGAAATCTGAAAGACCTAGTATTCACATTACTAACCGAAGAGCACTCCTTAACAATAATGCAAATATATAATAAAATAAGAAAAAACTACAACATATCAATAACATACCAAGGAGTAAGAAAAGCTGTCGAATACCTACAAGAAAAAACAATTCTGGAAAAAACCAACAAAAAATACTCATTAAATCAAAAATGGATTATTAAATACAAATCATTTTTTGACAAACTAGCAACCAAAGAAGGAAAAAACATACATGAATTTAGCAGAGACATTGTAAAAGAAAATTATTCCATTTACACATTAAACAACTTGTTAGAATTAGACATGTTCTGGGGAGACATACTCACATATTTACCAAAACACTTAGAAAAAGATGAACCAAAAGTGGCAATAATGAAACCTAACTACTGTTGGTGGATGCTAATAAACCTTGGAAGAGAAACAAAAATATATGAAAATTACAAAAAACTGAAAACAAAATGGATTCTAACAAAAAACAATCCTTTAAATAAATGGGCAGCAAAAATATATGAAGATACAGGAGCAAAAATAAAATTCATAAAAGATGACAAAAGCAACTCAGACATAAACATAGTGGGAGACACAATAATAAAAGTCGATTACACAAAACAAATAATAAAAAAAATAGAAGAATTCTTCAAAAAATACAAAACAGTTCAAGAAATGAGCATGAAAGAAATAACAGAAATAGCTCATAAAAAATGCGAAATAAAACTAACAATATACAAAGATAAAGTATTCGCAGAAAACTTCAGGAAACTCTACTACTGAATCATTTCTTTTGACTATAGAACAAATCTTCGACTTCTTCCAAAGTCGCGATTTCTTCAGGTCTTCTATCAGATCTTAATAATTTCACACGAGGAAACCTTAAGGCATATCCTGAACTATAACCAGGACTCTTTTGTATTTCTTCATACTCAACGCTAATAACAACACCTGGTTTAACAGTAACTTCTCTTCCTTTCTCTTTGATAATATTTGGTTTTAGTAGTTCTGTGATTTCTCCAAAGCTTAAACCTTCTTCAGGTTTTTCTTTTAATCCAGTCCCTACATGTCCAATTTCTAAGAAGCCATCATCACTTTGAACACCTATTGTAAGAGATGTTATCCATCCGCTTCTTTTTCCTTTACCCCACTCACCCCCGAGAATCACTACCTCAAGAGGATCTTGGGCGCTCTTAAGCTTTATCATATATCCAACTCTTGAACCTGGTTTATAAATGCCATTAAGATTTTTAAACATCAACCCTTCATTACCTTGTTTTATAGATTCATCAAAAAATTCTTGAGCTTTCTCTTCAGAATCAGTTATTAATTTCTTTGAAAGAACTATTTTTTTCTTTTCCTGTGTTACAATCTTTTCTAATAGCTCTCTTCTCTCATTGAATGGTTTTGATAATAAATCTTCCCCATCAAAATAAATAATATCAAAAATGTTTAATTCAACAGGAAAATCCTTTGACATTTTTTCAATATCGTATTTTCTCTTAATTCTTTGGCTAATGCTCTGAAAAGGAGTATATTTACCCGTCTTAGAATCATAACCTGCTGCTTCGCAGTCTAAAATACAGGATTCTGCATCAACATTTTTCAAAACAAAATTTTTTACTTCGGGAAACTGCTTTGTTACTTCTTCCAATCTTCTAGTGAATATTGTGACAGAATTATTTTTCTTATGAATCTGCATCCTAAATCCATCGTATTTAAATTCTATAGCTGCAGGTTTACCCACAGTTTCAAATGCTTCACTTACAGTATTGACTTTCTGTGCAAGCATAACTTTCAATGGTTTTCCAACAATGATTTTTATTTTCTCTAATTCTTTTAATCCTTTCTTTGCAGCGACTGCAACTTTAGAAAAATCATTAATTTTATTCAGAGCTGACTGAACAGATTCCAACTGTTTATTGTATTCTTCTCTGTTTTCAGGAGTTATAGCATTTGTTTCTTCATCATAACCAGGGTTTATATTTGGAAGATACGCCCAAGCAATTGCATCTCTTAGTGTTCCTTCAGCAACACCAACTCTTAAATCCTGAAGAACAGTTCTTACAACATATTTTGCTTCTAAAGGTTTAGCACTAGTAAGAACTTTTGATATCAATTTTACTTTTTGATCAACACTACCCATACCTTCAAGTGATGCTAGTTTCTGTAAGTTGTTGAAAACTTCTTCAACTTCTAAATCCTGAGAAAATAATGTGTTTTGAGTTTTCTTTCCGCATAATTTTTCTGCTACTTCCCCCAAATCCCCTATTTTTTTCCACAAATCCTCTATATCTGAAACAGAATATCCTGTAGATACAGCTATCGCTTTTAAAACAAGCTTTGCAGCAACACCTATCTCCCTATCATCAGCATCAGTAAAAACTCTTCCTTGTAAGAGCATAATCACATACTCAAGTTCATTTTCAGAAGTTTCTTTTAATAAATTGGAGATTATATATGTCTTGTGAAGTCTTTTTGACGTATTTTCAAGCTTAGAATAAGCTTTTGAAAGTTCCACGTATTTCATAACATCAGGTCATTCTAATAGTTTATATATTTAATGAGAAATATTTATTTACTATATAGAACATAATATTGAAAAATTAACGAAAAAAAGATAACAAACTTTTTATAAAAACAAAAACTCAAACAAAATAGGTGAACATATGGGACTATTTGACGATACACTAAAACCAAACCAAAACCTAATAAAAAACTTTGACGCGCTAGAATACGACTACGTACCCGGAGAATTACCATTTAGAGAAAACGAACAACAATACCTAGCAAACTCTCTAAAACCTCTATTTCACAAAAGATCCGGAAGAAACATCCTAATACACGGAGCACCAGGAATAGGAAAAACAGCAGCAACAAAATTCATACTAAGAGAACTAGAAAAAGAAACAGACGAAATAGAACCAATATACATAAACTGCTGGAAACACAACACAACATACAAAGTACTACTAGAAATATGCAACATAATCGGCTACAAATTCACACAAAACAAGAAAACATTTGACCTATATGATGTAATCTCAAGAATGTTGAACAAAAAAGCAGCTGCATTTGTATTTGACGAAATAGACAAAGCGGACGAACTAGATTTCATATATTTTGTGTTAGAAGACATACACTACAAATCAATATTTCTACTAACAAACTACAAATCATGGCTAGTTAATTTAGATGAAAGAATAAAATCAAGACTACTTCCAGAATTATTTGAATTCAGAAGATACACATTAAAAGAAACACTAAGCATAATGAAACTAAGAAAGGAAATAGCACTACACCTAGGAGCAATAGAACAAGAAGCTTTCGACAAAATAGCCGAAAAAACATTCCAACTAAAAGACATAAGATCGGGGCTGTACCTACTAAAAGAATCAGCACTAAACGCAGAAAACCAAAGCAAAAACAAAATCACAAAAGAACACGTACAAAAAGCAATAAACAAACTAGATGATTTCACAATAAAAAACTCAGAAGAATTAGAAAGTGATTCAAAATTAATATATGATGTAGTAAAAGAAAATTCAGGCAAAAAAATAGGCGATTTATACAAAATATACCAAAAAAAAGAAGGTGCAGCATCCTACAAAACATTTCAAAGAAAAATAGCGATGCTAGAAGATGGAAACTACATAAAAACAAAAAAACTAACAGGAGCAGGTGGAAACACCACAATAGTAGAAAAAAAACTCACAGATTTCTAAAAAGACTTAATCAAACCACTAACAACAGCACCCAAATTATCCAAAGAAACAAGAATTTCCTCCTTCTTCTCATTGACAACAGCTTCACTAAAAATTTTAAAACCCTTATTCAAATTAGAAACACTATTCTTCAATTCGTCACTATCAAAATACTGTGCCTGAAGAAAAACATCAAGAATTAAATTAACTTTATCCCTTAAGGAAACAAACAAAAGATGCCTAGTGTTTTTGGGAATACTAAAATAAGCATCTTTAGACACCAATTCTTCAATGGACTTAAAACCCGCCTTTAATTCTATAAAAACAGAACCAAGTTCTTTTTTTAAACTGTCGACATCCATAAAAAAAAATATAAACACACAAATATAAAACTTTCTAAAAAAAGAACTAAATAAGCTTCTCAAGCTCAGCAATATTCCTTTTCATATCTTCTAATATCCTTAGAATCTCATCACGCTTAGATTCATCATGTAAAAATAAATCTCTAAGACCTAAAACATTCTTGCCCAAAGGAGAAACAGCAGACCTTATACTATGAGAATTTTCATGCTCAAAATAATGAGCAAAATCAGCTAAAAACTTCACATTATCAACCAACCTACCATATAACAATTTACGAACATTATGAGGC
It encodes:
- a CDS encoding AAA family ATPase, whose amino-acid sequence is MGLFDDTLKPNQNLIKNFDALEYDYVPGELPFRENEQQYLANSLKPLFHKRSGRNILIHGAPGIGKTAATKFILRELEKETDEIEPIYINCWKHNTTYKVLLEICNIIGYKFTQNKKTFDLYDVISRMLNKKAAAFVFDEIDKADELDFIYFVLEDIHYKSIFLLTNYKSWLVNLDERIKSRLLPELFEFRRYTLKETLSIMKLRKEIALHLGAIEQEAFDKIAEKTFQLKDIRSGLYLLKESALNAENQSKNKITKEHVQKAINKLDDFTIKNSEELESDSKLIYDVVKENSGKKIGDLYKIYQKKEGAASYKTFQRKIAMLEDGNYIKTKKLTGAGGNTTIVEKKLTDF
- a CDS encoding class I SAM-dependent methyltransferase, whose amino-acid sequence is MTRKEKINERIYLQIPGFFEGSLKMVGLALIVNTASVEGSHALQYLGGGISYALGITASLLRKITIDDYILEIFNELNDKVSKNIEKLKKSTVDETINRQLQIQYPFVSKDDFSRLRKRFGDDLEFVDCLKRRSRNEPMEYLLEKANFLGRKFKVTKNTYVPNKETELLVEYLIQNENLDGKRVLDVGTGCGNIAISLKRKVDNVSIYASDISEKALEIAKQNAKKHNTEIADFFVSNYVDDVPVEPNYIISDLPWGHGDSKSDYTLKSIDNDELKHMPQIAVYHPDGDMVAYEELFESIQKKSWHPKLFIETGLMPKHVVEKAIPKCLDWKYIPMKDYSITEIYF
- a CDS encoding ATP-dependent DNA ligase, yielding MKYVELSKAYSKLENTSKRLHKTYIISNLLKETSENELEYVIMLLQGRVFTDADDREIGVAAKLVLKAIAVSTGYSVSDIEDLWKKIGDLGEVAEKLCGKKTQNTLFSQDLEVEEVFNNLQKLASLEGMGSVDQKVKLISKVLTSAKPLEAKYVVRTVLQDLRVGVAEGTLRDAIAWAYLPNINPGYDEETNAITPENREEYNKQLESVQSALNKINDFSKVAVAAKKGLKELEKIKIIVGKPLKVMLAQKVNTVSEAFETVGKPAAIEFKYDGFRMQIHKKNNSVTIFTRRLEEVTKQFPEVKNFVLKNVDAESCILDCEAAGYDSKTGKYTPFQSISQRIKRKYDIEKMSKDFPVELNIFDIIYFDGEDLLSKPFNERRELLEKIVTQEKKKIVLSKKLITDSEEKAQEFFDESIKQGNEGLMFKNLNGIYKPGSRVGYMIKLKSAQDPLEVVILGGEWGKGKRSGWITSLTIGVQSDDGFLEIGHVGTGLKEKPEEGLSFGEITELLKPNIIKEKGREVTVKPGVVISVEYEEIQKSPGYSSGYALRFPRVKLLRSDRRPEEIATLEEVEDLFYSQKK